The following proteins come from a genomic window of Micromonospora zamorensis:
- a CDS encoding DUF2000 domain-containing protein yields MTEPIRFPTKTAVLLRDDLASWQRLNVTAFLVSGIANAQPELLGEEYRDADGTRYLPMFGQPVLVFAGDRATLVGAHSRALSRGLRLAVFTADLFATGNDRDNRAAVQAVGREKLDLVGLALHAPRNVVDKVLKGASMHP; encoded by the coding sequence ATGACCGAACCGATTCGCTTTCCCACCAAGACCGCTGTGCTGCTCCGTGACGACCTGGCGAGCTGGCAGCGGCTGAACGTCACCGCCTTCCTGGTCAGCGGCATCGCGAACGCCCAGCCGGAGCTGCTCGGCGAGGAGTACCGCGACGCGGACGGCACCCGGTACCTGCCGATGTTCGGCCAGCCCGTGCTGGTCTTCGCCGGGGATCGGGCGACGCTGGTCGGCGCGCACTCGCGAGCCCTCTCCCGCGGGCTGCGGCTCGCGGTCTTCACGGCCGACCTGTTCGCCACCGGCAACGACCGGGACAACCGCGCGGCCGTGCAGGCGGTCGGTCGGGAGAAGCTCGACCTGGTGGGCCTGGCGCTGCACGCCCCGCGCAACGTGGTGGACAAGGTGCTCAAGGGCGCGTCGATGCACCCGTGA